One Bacteroidota bacterium genomic region harbors:
- the rfbC gene encoding dTDP-4-dehydrorhamnose 3,5-epimerase, translated as MEIIKTEIEGLLIIKPKVFEDERGYFYESYNEQAYQENGIAMNFVQDNQSKSKRGVLRGLHFQNPPFAQGKLIRVLSGCVFDVAVDIRKDSETYGQWHSVILSEDNKLQYWIPPGFAHGFLTLENDTILSYKCTELYNKEAEGSIRWNDPDLKISWSYYDPILSDKDKDATLFKDFVSLF; from the coding sequence ATGGAAATCATTAAAACAGAAATAGAAGGCTTGCTCATTATTAAGCCAAAGGTATTTGAAGACGAAAGAGGCTATTTTTATGAATCCTATAATGAACAAGCCTATCAGGAAAATGGCATTGCAATGAACTTTGTTCAGGATAATCAGTCAAAATCGAAAAGAGGAGTTTTGAGGGGTTTACATTTTCAAAATCCGCCTTTTGCTCAAGGAAAACTAATTCGTGTATTAAGTGGATGTGTTTTTGATGTGGCAGTAGATATTCGAAAAGATTCCGAAACATATGGTCAATGGCATTCTGTTATTTTATCTGAAGACAACAAACTTCAATATTGGATACCACCAGGCTTTGCTCATGGTTTTTTAACCTTAGAAAACGACACTATTCTTTCCTATAAATGTACTGAATTATACAATAAAGAAGCGGAAGGATCCATCCGTTGGAATGACCCTGATCTCAAAATTAGCTGGAGTTATTACGACCCTATCCTTTCTGATAAAGATAAGGATGCGACACTATTTAAAGATTTTGTAAGTTTGTTTTAA
- the rfbC gene encoding dTDP-4-dehydrorhamnose 3,5-epimerase, producing the protein MQLKIEQTAIEDVKIVVPEVFEDERGFFTEIYRADQFKELGLPHQFVQLNHSRSAKNVLRGIHFQWEPPMGKLMRVTFGEAFLVAVDIRKGSPTLGKWVGVTVNAKDKKQVFAPAGFARGFCVLSDFAEIQYLTTGVYNNKAESGILWNDPAIGIEWPVKEPQLSGKDEIAQTLDQWLNTSNSDYFKY; encoded by the coding sequence ATGCAACTTAAAATCGAACAAACAGCAATTGAAGATGTAAAAATTGTTGTGCCTGAAGTATTCGAAGACGAAAGAGGTTTCTTTACAGAAATCTATCGTGCCGATCAATTTAAAGAATTGGGATTGCCTCATCAATTTGTCCAATTGAACCACTCCCGATCAGCTAAAAATGTGCTACGCGGCATCCATTTTCAATGGGAGCCACCTATGGGAAAACTCATGCGTGTAACTTTTGGAGAAGCTTTTTTAGTTGCTGTTGACATTCGTAAAGGATCGCCTACTTTAGGAAAATGGGTTGGCGTTACAGTCAATGCAAAAGATAAGAAACAAGTTTTTGCTCCAGCAGGATTTGCTCGTGGTTTTTGCGTGCTATCCGATTTTGCAGAAATTCAATACCTGACAACAGGTGTTTATAATAATAAAGCCGAATCCGGTATTTTGTGGAACGATCCTGCTATAGGAATCGAATGGCCTGTAAAAGAGCCCCAGTTATCCGGAAAAGATGAAATTGCTCAAACACTCGACCAATGGCTTAACACTTCTAATTCTGACTATTTTAAATATTAA
- a CDS encoding SDR family oxidoreductase yields the protein MKILVAGGAGFIGSVMVPKLAERGYDVTVLDLLWFGNHLPKSINVLKKNIFDLTDKDLVGFDQVIFLAGLSNDPMAEFSPKDNFIQNASAPAYLGYIAKVAGVKRFIYAGSCSVYGYTVNELYDESSPAISNYPYGISKLQGEHSVLQMQDENFSVVAFRQGTVSGFSPRMRLDLIVNTMFKSALEKNEITVNNPSIWRPILSIKDATSAYIRAVEANYDISGVFNIASGNYTVGEVADLVKEVVEEKMDKTIHLNIKNIQDFRNYKVSFEKAMNILSYKPNHDVKSIVADLISNLDYFKDFANPNFYNINVFRSLKENQGSI from the coding sequence ATGAAAATTCTTGTTGCCGGAGGAGCTGGCTTTATAGGCTCAGTGATGGTTCCCAAATTAGCGGAACGTGGATACGATGTTACAGTACTTGACCTGCTATGGTTTGGTAATCACCTGCCAAAAAGCATTAATGTTCTCAAGAAAAATATTTTTGATCTAACCGATAAAGATTTAGTTGGATTTGATCAGGTCATATTCCTTGCGGGATTATCCAACGATCCAATGGCTGAGTTTTCACCCAAAGATAATTTCATACAAAATGCATCGGCACCTGCTTACCTCGGCTATATTGCAAAAGTTGCCGGTGTTAAGCGATTCATTTATGCAGGTTCATGTTCCGTTTATGGTTATACTGTAAATGAATTGTATGATGAAAGCTCTCCTGCTATTTCTAATTACCCTTATGGTATTTCTAAACTTCAAGGTGAACATTCTGTATTGCAAATGCAAGATGAAAATTTCAGTGTAGTCGCCTTCCGTCAGGGAACTGTTTCAGGATTCAGCCCAAGAATGCGTCTCGACCTGATCGTGAATACCATGTTTAAATCGGCTCTGGAAAAAAATGAAATTACAGTCAATAATCCTTCTATTTGGAGACCAATTTTAAGTATCAAAGATGCAACCAGTGCTTACATTCGTGCTGTTGAAGCAAATTATGATATTTCAGGTGTCTTTAACATTGCTTCTGGAAACTACACAGTAGGTGAAGTAGCCGATCTGGTGAAAGAGGTTGTGGAAGAAAAAATGGATAAAACCATTCACTTGAATATTAAAAACATCCAGGATTTCAGAAATTACAAAGTCAGTTTTGAAAAAGCAATGAATATTCTCAGCTATAAACCAAATCACGATGTGAAAAGCATTGTTGCAGATTTGATTAGTAATCTGGATTATTTTAAGGACTTTGCGAACCCTAATTTTTACAATATCAATGTATTTAGAAGTTTAAAAGAAAATCAGGGTAGTATTTAA
- the rfbD gene encoding dTDP-4-dehydrorhamnose reductase: MKVAVIGANGQLGSDIIKEFKLAGDDVSGINHCDVEIYDIDSVNSIFKLIKPDLVVNTAAYHNVEKCEQNALRAYQVNSMGARNLAMACNDQDIYLVHISTDYVFNGNQNVPYLETDLAKPLNVYGNTKLSGEHYIESIAEKYMILRTSGLYGKSPCRAKGGLNFVQLMLKLAKERDEIRVVDDEILTPTNTAELARQIVKIKHPDVYGLAHATAECMCSWYQFAREIFEITGTKINLQVASQDEFPSKVNRPDYSVLENSLLKQYNLNVFNHWETGLKEYLLPE; this comes from the coding sequence ATGAAAGTTGCAGTTATAGGAGCAAATGGCCAGTTAGGATCTGATATTATAAAAGAATTTAAGCTGGCAGGAGATGATGTGTCAGGAATCAATCATTGTGATGTTGAAATTTACGATATTGATTCTGTGAACAGTATTTTCAAGCTTATTAAGCCTGATTTAGTTGTTAATACAGCGGCTTATCATAATGTAGAAAAGTGTGAGCAAAACGCACTGAGAGCCTATCAGGTTAACTCCATGGGTGCTCGAAATTTAGCCATGGCCTGTAACGACCAGGATATATATTTGGTGCACATTAGTACCGATTATGTTTTTAATGGAAATCAGAATGTACCCTATCTTGAAACTGATTTGGCAAAACCATTAAATGTTTATGGAAATACAAAGCTTTCTGGTGAACATTATATTGAATCAATAGCTGAAAAATATATGATTCTACGAACTTCCGGCCTTTATGGCAAAAGCCCATGCCGAGCTAAAGGTGGTTTGAATTTCGTTCAGCTTATGCTAAAGCTGGCAAAAGAACGAGATGAAATTCGTGTAGTCGATGATGAGATACTTACTCCTACAAATACGGCTGAATTAGCCAGACAAATTGTTAAGATCAAGCATCCTGATGTTTATGGTCTTGCTCATGCTACAGCAGAATGCATGTGTTCCTGGTATCAGTTTGCACGAGAAATATTTGAAATAACCGGCACAAAAATTAACCTTCAAGTTGCCAGTCAGGATGAATTTCCTTCCAAAGTAAATCGACCTGATTATTCAGTACTGGAAAATAGCCTTTTAAAGCAATACAATCTGAATGTATTCAATCATTGGGAAACAGGACTGAAAGAGTATTTATTGCCTGAATAA
- a CDS encoding TonB-dependent receptor: protein MKNLFAKEAILLLLILLYSFSSIGQKAKTYELDEIDISTSRVKSTMSETFKSVIIITKNDIAQMPVQNLEDVLEYFAGIDIRQRGIYGVQSDISIRGGSFEQTLILLNGVKVSDPQTAHHNMNLPIPLDQIERIEILKGPGARVYGQNAFAGAINIITKTSDRKSIHISTAIGEHKYNKESLSLSFPINKYHQNLTYSTSGSAGYKLNTDFRNHQLFYQATLNNVFNVNMGYVDKSFGANGFYTNLFPWQWEHTKTSFINLAWKGKGKIHFEPKLYYRNNQDEFLLKRDTPSFYMNQHTTHIFGADFNAEFSSQIGKTSVGGDSRSEYIYSSSLGNHNRTNLGLFVEHKFIFKKLVVSPGAYANWNSSNDFSIFPGIDAGYQLGAFAEIFANMGKTYRTPSFTELYYNSPANIGNADLKAEEATSFELGYRYKKEKYSFSITGFRQNATNLIDWVRKSDTLAWKVVNLTRVNTTGLEAELKLFPQKIFNKNTFLQGVYINYTYLDANQLTSEYLSKNVLDYLQHQLIASVFYHITPKLHQSWKIRFEDRIGYEAHTLFDSRISYNTEKTRFYVEASNLFGITYYEFGGLEMPGRWIRLGVDIKLNLKINKKKSQPFESG, encoded by the coding sequence ATGAAAAATTTATTTGCTAAAGAAGCAATTCTGCTTCTTTTAATACTATTGTATAGTTTCTCAAGTATTGGCCAAAAGGCTAAAACCTATGAGCTTGATGAAATAGATATCAGCACCAGTCGTGTAAAAAGCACAATGAGCGAAACATTCAAAAGCGTGATCATTATTACAAAAAATGATATTGCTCAAATGCCTGTTCAAAATTTGGAAGATGTGTTAGAGTACTTTGCAGGAATTGACATCCGACAAAGAGGTATTTATGGAGTTCAATCAGATATTTCAATTCGTGGAGGAAGTTTTGAACAAACACTAATTCTGCTAAATGGAGTAAAAGTTAGTGATCCTCAAACGGCTCATCATAATATGAATCTACCCATTCCACTTGATCAAATTGAAAGAATTGAAATTTTAAAAGGCCCTGGAGCCCGAGTTTATGGTCAAAATGCTTTTGCAGGTGCAATCAATATAATTACAAAAACTTCTGACAGAAAAAGTATTCACATTTCGACAGCAATAGGTGAACACAAATACAACAAGGAAAGCTTATCGCTCTCTTTTCCTATAAATAAATACCATCAAAATCTGACTTATTCAACCTCTGGATCAGCAGGATATAAATTAAATACCGATTTCAGAAATCATCAATTGTTTTATCAAGCAACGCTTAATAATGTTTTTAATGTAAATATGGGTTATGTCGATAAGAGCTTCGGTGCAAATGGATTTTATACAAATTTATTTCCATGGCAATGGGAACACACTAAAACATCTTTTATAAATTTAGCTTGGAAGGGAAAGGGCAAAATTCATTTTGAACCAAAATTGTATTATCGCAACAATCAAGATGAGTTTTTATTGAAGAGAGACACTCCCTCATTTTACATGAATCAACACACAACACATATATTTGGAGCTGATTTCAATGCTGAATTTTCATCACAAATAGGGAAAACATCAGTCGGTGGTGATTCAAGATCAGAATACATTTATAGCTCCAGTCTTGGAAATCATAACAGAACTAATTTGGGATTATTTGTTGAACATAAGTTTATTTTTAAAAAACTTGTCGTTTCACCAGGTGCCTATGCTAACTGGAATTCAAGCAATGACTTTTCAATATTCCCTGGGATTGATGCAGGATATCAACTCGGTGCTTTTGCAGAAATATTTGCAAATATGGGAAAAACGTATCGCACACCTAGTTTCACTGAACTATACTATAATTCTCCAGCAAACATTGGAAATGCAGATTTGAAAGCTGAGGAAGCCACTTCCTTCGAACTTGGATACAGATACAAAAAAGAAAAATATAGTTTTTCAATAACAGGATTCAGACAGAATGCAACAAATCTTATTGATTGGGTTCGAAAAAGTGATACACTTGCCTGGAAGGTTGTGAATTTAACTAGGGTGAATACTACCGGTTTAGAAGCAGAGCTCAAATTGTTCCCTCAGAAAATTTTTAATAAAAACACCTTTTTACAAGGCGTATATATTAATTATACGTATTTGGATGCGAATCAGCTTACATCTGAATACCTTTCGAAAAATGTTTTAGATTATCTCCAACATCAGTTAATTGCTTCAGTTTTTTATCATATTACGCCTAAATTACATCAAAGTTGGAAAATCAGGTTTGAAGACAGAATTGGCTATGAAGCGCATACTTTATTTGATAGCCGAATATCCTATAATACTGAAAAAACACGCTTCTATGTAGAAGCAAGTAATTTATTTGGGATAACATATTATGAGTTTGGCGGATTAGAAATGCCTGGCAGATGGATTCGTTTGGGTGTTGATATAAAACTTAATTTGAAAATAAACAAAAAAAAATCCCAACCTTTTGAGTCGGGATAA
- a CDS encoding FKBP-type peptidyl-prolyl cis-trans isomerase: protein MKKYIFLALSLFFALSFSLQAQSLKKVKIENMEDSISYAIGMDIADNFEKQKIAVNPLILAKAMLDFKEKSTVFTAEQKNEVLMVFQQKLQEEQQGKTSGMSEENKKIGAAFLEANKSKEGVKVTPSGLQYKVIRKGEGPSPSATDMVTVHYRGKLLDGTTFDASYDRGEPIEFGLNQVIPGWTEGVQLMNAGSKYEFYIPSELAYGERGAGEVIPAGATLIFEVELISFKPGGSDWKIEE from the coding sequence ATGAAAAAGTACATCTTTTTAGCATTAAGCTTATTTTTCGCCTTATCCTTTAGTTTGCAAGCGCAAAGTCTCAAGAAAGTCAAAATTGAAAACATGGAGGATTCCATTAGTTATGCAATTGGAATGGATATAGCTGATAATTTTGAAAAGCAGAAAATTGCTGTAAATCCATTGATTTTAGCAAAAGCTATGCTTGATTTTAAAGAAAAGAGCACTGTTTTTACTGCAGAACAGAAGAATGAAGTACTCATGGTATTCCAGCAAAAATTACAAGAAGAACAACAAGGTAAAACAAGTGGTATGTCAGAAGAAAATAAAAAAATAGGAGCAGCTTTTTTAGAAGCTAACAAAAGCAAAGAAGGTGTGAAAGTTACCCCCTCAGGACTTCAATATAAAGTCATCAGAAAAGGAGAAGGCCCTAGCCCAAGTGCTACCGATATGGTTACTGTTCATTACAGAGGTAAATTACTTGATGGGACAACTTTTGATGCATCCTACGATAGAGGCGAACCCATTGAGTTTGGGTTGAATCAGGTGATCCCAGGTTGGACAGAAGGTGTACAATTAATGAATGCAGGAAGTAAATATGAATTTTATATTCCTTCAGAATTAGCTTATGGCGAAAGAGGTGCTGGTGAAGTTATCCCGGCAGGAGCAACATTGATTTTTGAAGTTGAATTGATTTCATTCAAGCCAGGTGGTTCTGACTGGAAAATCGAAGAATAG
- a CDS encoding FKBP-type peptidyl-prolyl cis-trans isomerase, which yields MKKLTYLLSLVILVLFVFTSCKDGLKFGSKDFEPENNVDSISYSIGMDIAKNFIEQEYEINADAMAAGYKEYIEENAFFTDEEKDAVLMAWQQEMQLKSSQKQQEKALIDAEPNKKLGAEFMAENKKKEGVMETQSGLQYKVIREGSGAKPMATDVVTIHYRGKLLDGTIFDESYNRNEPLVTPLNRVVPGWTEGVMLMSPGAKYELYIPSDLAYGDQGAGEVIPPGATLIFEVELISFETLDAPAQ from the coding sequence ATGAAAAAATTAACGTACTTACTTAGCCTTGTAATCCTCGTGCTGTTTGTTTTCACAAGCTGTAAAGATGGATTGAAATTTGGATCAAAAGATTTTGAACCAGAAAATAATGTAGATTCTATTAGCTATTCCATAGGAATGGATATTGCCAAGAATTTTATCGAACAAGAATATGAAATCAATGCAGATGCAATGGCTGCTGGTTACAAAGAATATATTGAAGAAAATGCTTTCTTTACAGATGAAGAAAAAGATGCTGTATTAATGGCCTGGCAACAGGAAATGCAACTAAAAAGCAGTCAAAAACAACAAGAAAAAGCATTGATTGATGCTGAACCAAATAAGAAATTAGGTGCCGAGTTTATGGCAGAAAATAAGAAGAAAGAAGGTGTTATGGAAACTCAATCAGGTCTTCAGTATAAAGTGATTAGAGAGGGAAGTGGTGCCAAACCAATGGCAACAGATGTTGTTACCATTCATTATCGTGGAAAATTATTAGATGGAACTATTTTCGATGAGTCTTATAACAGAAACGAACCTCTTGTAACTCCTTTAAACAGAGTTGTTCCAGGATGGACCGAAGGTGTTATGTTAATGAGCCCAGGTGCTAAATACGAATTGTATATTCCATCCGATTTAGCTTATGGTGATCAAGGCGCTGGTGAAGTAATTCCTCCGGGAGCCACACTTATTTTTGAAGTAGAATTAATATCATTTGAAACACTGGATGCTCCAGCACAATAA
- a CDS encoding FKBP-type peptidyl-prolyl cis-trans isomerase, producing MRFKTFSILLTLVILVGLNSTSFAQNEKEVKLSNLVDSISYIIGHDLGQNFYKQNIEINPQLLVDAIIIGMNKQASLFDADQSNKILTEYVADLRVKKAGSMKKDGVLFLEANKDKAGVKTTSSGLQYIVLREGSGAKPAAADQVMVHYSGTLIDGTKFDSSYDRGEPITFPLAGVIKGWTEGLQLMKEGAKYKFFISPELGYGDQGAGTSIPGGAVLIFDVELIKVIKDSPDSEK from the coding sequence ATGAGATTCAAAACATTTTCAATTTTACTGACCCTAGTTATTTTAGTGGGATTAAATAGCACTTCATTTGCTCAAAATGAAAAAGAAGTGAAGTTATCAAACTTAGTTGATTCCATTAGTTACATCATTGGTCACGATTTGGGCCAAAACTTCTACAAGCAAAACATCGAAATTAATCCTCAGCTCTTAGTAGATGCTATAATTATTGGGATGAACAAACAAGCTTCTTTGTTTGATGCCGATCAAAGTAATAAAATCCTGACTGAGTATGTAGCTGATTTGCGCGTTAAGAAAGCAGGAAGTATGAAGAAAGATGGTGTTCTGTTTTTGGAAGCAAATAAAGATAAAGCAGGTGTAAAAACAACCTCTTCTGGATTGCAATATATTGTATTGCGAGAAGGTAGTGGAGCAAAACCAGCTGCTGCAGATCAGGTAATGGTACATTATAGTGGAACATTGATCGATGGAACGAAATTCGATTCTTCCTATGATAGAGGCGAACCCATCACCTTTCCACTTGCTGGTGTAATTAAAGGATGGACCGAAGGCTTGCAATTGATGAAGGAAGGAGCAAAATACAAGTTCTTTATTTCACCTGAATTAGGCTATGGAGATCAAGGTGCAGGAACATCAATACCCGGTGGTGCAGTATTAATATTTGATGTTGAATTAATAAAAGTCATTAAAGATAGTCCTGATTCTGAAAAATAA
- a CDS encoding L,D-transpeptidase family protein, whose protein sequence is MKTLVKTTVVIILLSLFSIPVFSQGSGFGDQQKKYARVRQAYNDKYDYIDNLLKKKGIKQFHYELFIMTYKAEQIVEVWVRPKEKKEFILLVSYDICSPSGDLGPKRKQGDLQVPEGFYKIDRFNPASNFYISLGVNYPNASDKIRGNKATPGGDIFIHGNCVTIGCIPLTDNIIKELYLLAIEAKDNGQDKIRVFMLPFKMTDENMNENKNNPHYSFWTELQPAYSYFMKNKLLPTIRIDGQGKYLINP, encoded by the coding sequence ATGAAAACATTAGTCAAAACAACTGTTGTAATTATCTTACTTTCTTTATTTTCAATTCCTGTGTTCTCACAAGGAAGTGGCTTTGGGGATCAGCAAAAAAAGTATGCCCGAGTACGACAAGCCTATAATGACAAATACGATTATATAGACAATTTACTCAAGAAAAAAGGCATCAAACAATTTCATTATGAGCTCTTTATCATGACTTATAAAGCAGAGCAGATTGTTGAAGTATGGGTTAGGCCAAAAGAGAAAAAAGAATTTATACTACTGGTTTCTTATGATATCTGTAGCCCATCGGGTGATTTAGGGCCCAAACGTAAGCAAGGAGATTTGCAAGTGCCAGAAGGTTTTTATAAAATTGATCGCTTTAATCCTGCCAGTAATTTTTATATTTCATTGGGCGTAAACTATCCCAATGCATCTGATAAAATACGAGGAAATAAAGCCACACCTGGAGGCGATATATTTATTCATGGTAATTGTGTAACAATAGGATGCATACCGCTTACTGACAATATTATTAAAGAACTTTATTTATTAGCCATTGAGGCCAAAGATAATGGACAAGATAAAATTAGGGTGTTTATGCTTCCATTTAAAATGACAGATGAAAACATGAATGAAAATAAAAACAACCCACATTATTCTTTTTGGACAGAATTGCAACCAGCTTATTCCTACTTTATGAAGAATAAGCTTCTTCCAACCATACGAATTGATGGACAAGGGAAGTATCTCATTAATCCATAA